In a genomic window of Pseudomonadota bacterium:
- a CDS encoding condensation domain-containing protein: MKTSFNPFRDGELDAAVPTTASQKEIFSSCLADPQAALAFNEGIELEFSGPLQRVALERALIELAKRHESLRANFDRRGMFACIAGSPRLDFDVVTDADQYSVEEQRAALVRHVFDLQQDVLWRVVLVQQSDDQHTVFLLFHHIVVDGWSMAVLLEELEALYNASLNEVEAQLEPPKSFVDYALHESRGHGNADASHWLEKFATLPAPLDLPLDRGRPEFRTFGARRLDVLFSRDLIDPFTRAGGRQGATLVASFLSALFLQLRQLTGQDDLILGMAVAGQLDGDFQSLVGHCVKMLPVRQQVPANASFAELVPSVKEAVMDAYEHQSFTFAELVRQLNVPRDAARIPLIPVVFNIDQEFAGIELDGLTCRLRTLPRVAENFEVFFNFLPGPDGVLLEATFNTDLFDEATVRGWIDGLKRSLILISEQPELPLDQWAPPESANSTVGPDVAVGSALPLDLHEVLVSSTGSVVYEGSELSGAELDLRARRIGSA, from the coding sequence GTGAAGACGAGTTTCAATCCCTTTCGCGATGGAGAGCTGGACGCCGCGGTTCCCACAACCGCTTCGCAAAAGGAGATCTTCTCCTCTTGTCTTGCGGATCCGCAGGCAGCGCTGGCGTTCAACGAGGGAATTGAACTGGAGTTCAGCGGCCCGCTGCAGAGAGTTGCGCTGGAGCGCGCACTCATCGAATTGGCGAAACGTCACGAGTCCCTGCGGGCCAATTTCGACCGTCGCGGCATGTTTGCCTGTATCGCCGGGAGTCCCCGGCTTGATTTTGACGTAGTCACAGACGCAGATCAGTATTCGGTGGAAGAGCAGCGCGCCGCGCTGGTTCGACACGTGTTTGATTTGCAGCAAGACGTACTTTGGCGTGTCGTGCTGGTGCAGCAGTCGGACGACCAACATACGGTTTTTCTTCTGTTTCACCATATCGTGGTCGACGGTTGGTCGATGGCGGTGCTGCTTGAAGAGCTCGAAGCGCTTTACAACGCGTCCCTCAACGAGGTTGAAGCGCAGCTGGAGCCACCCAAATCGTTCGTTGACTATGCGCTTCATGAGTCTCGAGGTCACGGAAATGCGGATGCGTCTCACTGGCTGGAAAAATTTGCAACGCTACCGGCGCCGCTTGATTTGCCTCTGGATCGCGGTCGACCGGAATTTCGGACCTTCGGTGCGCGCCGCCTCGACGTCCTGTTTTCGCGGGATTTGATCGATCCTTTCACCCGGGCCGGCGGTCGGCAGGGTGCGACGCTGGTCGCCTCTTTTCTCAGTGCACTGTTCCTGCAGCTGCGGCAGCTAACGGGTCAGGATGACCTGATTCTTGGCATGGCTGTCGCCGGTCAGCTGGATGGGGACTTTCAGTCGCTGGTGGGGCACTGCGTAAAAATGCTGCCAGTCCGACAGCAGGTCCCTGCGAACGCATCGTTTGCTGAGCTCGTTCCGAGCGTCAAGGAAGCAGTGATGGATGCTTACGAGCATCAGTCCTTCACGTTTGCAGAACTTGTCAGACAGTTGAACGTCCCACGTGATGCTGCGCGGATTCCACTTATTCCTGTAGTCTTCAACATCGATCAAGAGTTTGCGGGCATAGAGCTGGATGGTTTGACCTGTCGGCTTAGGACACTGCCCCGTGTAGCAGAGAATTTTGAGGTCTTTTTCAACTTTCTGCCGGGTCCAGACGGTGTGCTCCTTGAGGCAACTTTCAACACGGACCTTTTCGACGAGGCGACGGTTCGCGGTTGGATCGACGGTCTGAAGCGATCGCTGATACTGATATCCGAGCAGCCTGAGTTGCCGCTGGACCAGTGGGCGCCACCGGAATCCGCAAACTCGACCGTCGGCCCCGACGTTGCCGTGGGTTCCGCATTACCCCTGGATCTTCACGAGGTTTTGGTTTCGTCGACGGGTTCGGTGGTTTACGAGGGTAGTGAGCTAAGCGGAGCAGAACTGGATCTTCGTGCGCGTCGGATCGGATCGGC
- a CDS encoding aminotransferase class III-fold pyridoxal phosphate-dependent enzyme produces the protein MNDSQFAVEDAVAIVGMAGRFPGASSVEELWQDLLEGVDGVRLFTESEIHPIDRAITSDGNYVPARGIVDGAMEFDAEFFGISPMEARIMDPQHRVLIQLTWHLFENAGINIRRVDDRVGVFVGSNWNRYQSDYLSSPSGQQLVKRFGELNSSIANEHDFPATRLAYLFNFRGPCINLLTACSTGLVGVCQGVSSLLNFESDCVVAGGVSLNPPSNRGYLYNEGGMLSRDGRTRPFDAEASGTTFNEGAAVVLLKRLEDAQNSGDTIHGVILGAGINNDGNSKVSFTAPSVGGQADALRLALGVADVEPESVTHIEAHGTATPLGDPVEVAALKEVYGRGEVPCFLGSIKGNIGHLIHAAGTASLIKMALSLRHATIPGVQNYVKPNPNLGLEGTRFAVNSQSQAWDLPNGMARRGAVSSFGVGGTNAHVLLQEWPEYRESDRLSRIPALLLSARTEGALDRLAKAMIGRLTKADAAETADAAYTVLKTREPHAFRGALLGSPEGWPDVAAERALKSNPGSAWIAAEGGAATDCVFMFPGQGAQQPGMAAGFVGQLESVGEDVRRVLAAAGEREAILTELLFHADPEDHLAQDKLRQTELAQPALFAVSWALGNYWVNHGLEPAALIGHSIGEFAAGCVSGMWSPEVAMEIVCRRGELMQAQEPGSMLAVRSSFSDLSEQLPPELSLAAVNGPRSIVVAGKTPDVEGFATSLKQRGTACQILNTSHAFHSTMMKAASDELEEYLCGVRTAPPVVPIISTVTGERLSDTDAVSPSYWARQLAQPVDFLAALTTLNDDARGLVFLEAGPGSTLASLARGLPLEQRHAVTASLMLKLAAVDSLAGAWGALWTSGLPLDADRIYADEKRRRIPLPGYEFEPTTYCVDEPEGTGMTINQIKETSEAKISEPEAGEPPQNVTSPLREQLREMLEEYSGISVAPDQDDLSFLELGLDSLLLTQVSRTVSSEFEVSISFRDLSEEYNSVSSLAAYLAEKNPALAVSAPATPIQSDQNMQVMGQMTGLQTSGEPGAALNALIQNQLEIMRLQLQALGGTGELPTAVGEKKLALQSNTASKAIDLPPEVQQKLDQARRRGPGTRISSKAGELTERQQSALMAIQDRYVARTPASKAFAQEHRTHFADPRTVSGFSPLWKEMVYPIVTRRSSGAKLWDIDGNEYIDLTNGFGQILFGHSPAFITEAVKAQIDLGVEIGPQTELAGEVAQLLCEMTGNERMTFANTGSEAVLAAIRLARTVTNRTRVVSFEQAYHGIFDEVIVRGGKTGQALPGAPGIPRSVSDNVMVLPWADMDMIDVIRSQASEIAAVMVEPVQSRAPDIQPAEFLKQLRAVTEENGIALIFDEVVTGFRCAPGGAQEYFGIRADLATYGKILGGGYPIGVVAGKAKYMDAMDGGQWRFGDESSPEVGVTFFAGTFVRHPLAMAASRAVLRHLKEQGGELQQNLNQTTADFCAELNLRMRRLGVEIRAQVFSSVFYFDLEVPFAEVFFSLLREHGVHIWSHRPCFLTQAHTPEMLEQLLAAFETAAAEMVANDLLDARVMPPEEQFLPENRPATDAKLGRDEQGNPVWYVKGDDGNYVAVSLK, from the coding sequence ATGAATGACTCTCAGTTCGCCGTAGAAGATGCGGTGGCAATTGTCGGTATGGCCGGACGATTCCCGGGTGCCAGCAGCGTGGAAGAACTCTGGCAAGATTTGCTCGAGGGAGTCGACGGGGTGCGGCTATTTACAGAGTCCGAGATTCATCCGATAGATCGCGCGATAACGTCTGACGGTAACTACGTTCCTGCCCGTGGCATCGTCGATGGCGCAATGGAATTCGATGCAGAGTTCTTTGGAATTTCCCCGATGGAAGCCCGCATCATGGATCCGCAGCATCGGGTTTTGATTCAACTGACCTGGCATCTCTTTGAAAACGCGGGTATCAACATACGACGCGTTGATGATCGCGTCGGTGTGTTTGTGGGCTCGAACTGGAATCGCTACCAGTCTGATTATCTCAGCTCTCCTTCAGGCCAGCAGCTCGTTAAGCGATTCGGTGAGCTGAATTCTTCGATAGCCAATGAACATGACTTCCCAGCGACTCGGTTGGCGTATCTTTTCAATTTTCGAGGCCCCTGTATCAATCTGTTGACCGCCTGCTCCACGGGGCTCGTCGGGGTGTGCCAGGGAGTCAGCAGCCTACTGAACTTCGAAAGCGACTGTGTGGTTGCAGGAGGCGTATCGCTAAATCCGCCCTCGAATCGCGGCTACCTTTACAACGAAGGTGGGATGCTTTCCAGGGATGGACGAACCAGGCCATTTGATGCCGAGGCGAGCGGAACAACCTTCAACGAAGGTGCCGCCGTGGTCTTGCTCAAGCGGTTGGAAGACGCACAGAACAGCGGCGACACGATTCATGGGGTCATCCTGGGCGCGGGAATCAACAACGACGGAAACAGCAAAGTCAGCTTCACCGCACCGAGCGTCGGTGGGCAGGCTGATGCGCTGCGTCTCGCGCTGGGCGTAGCGGATGTTGAGCCGGAATCCGTCACCCATATCGAAGCTCACGGCACCGCAACCCCCCTGGGTGATCCGGTCGAGGTGGCTGCCCTGAAAGAGGTTTATGGCCGCGGCGAGGTGCCGTGCTTTTTGGGTTCGATCAAGGGAAATATCGGCCACCTGATTCATGCCGCGGGTACAGCCAGCCTGATCAAAATGGCGCTCTCGCTTCGGCACGCGACAATCCCGGGTGTCCAAAACTACGTTAAACCGAATCCAAACCTTGGTCTCGAAGGAACGCGATTCGCCGTGAACAGTCAGTCTCAGGCGTGGGATTTACCTAACGGGATGGCCAGGAGAGGTGCCGTCAGTTCGTTTGGCGTAGGTGGTACCAACGCCCATGTTCTGCTCCAGGAGTGGCCCGAATACCGGGAGTCGGACAGGCTTTCCCGCATTCCTGCGCTGCTCCTCAGCGCACGAACCGAGGGAGCCCTCGATCGCCTGGCAAAAGCGATGATAGGCCGCCTGACCAAAGCGGATGCTGCAGAAACGGCCGACGCCGCCTACACGGTGCTGAAGACACGCGAGCCTCACGCTTTTCGTGGCGCGCTGCTCGGCTCTCCCGAAGGCTGGCCGGATGTTGCCGCTGAAAGAGCTCTCAAGAGCAATCCCGGATCAGCGTGGATTGCCGCCGAGGGGGGAGCCGCGACGGATTGTGTGTTCATGTTTCCGGGACAGGGTGCCCAGCAACCCGGCATGGCAGCAGGGTTCGTCGGCCAGCTGGAATCGGTGGGAGAGGACGTCAGACGGGTGCTCGCTGCAGCTGGTGAACGAGAAGCAATCCTGACAGAGCTGTTGTTTCATGCCGACCCTGAAGATCATCTGGCTCAGGATAAGCTTCGTCAGACCGAACTCGCCCAGCCCGCGCTATTTGCTGTCTCCTGGGCCCTGGGAAACTACTGGGTCAATCACGGACTGGAGCCGGCAGCACTGATCGGGCACAGCATCGGGGAGTTTGCCGCCGGATGTGTCAGCGGCATGTGGTCTCCCGAAGTCGCAATGGAGATCGTCTGCCGTCGCGGGGAGCTCATGCAAGCGCAGGAACCTGGGTCGATGTTGGCTGTTCGATCCAGTTTCTCGGACCTTTCCGAGCAACTGCCGCCCGAACTCTCGCTGGCGGCCGTAAACGGACCTCGCAGCATTGTGGTGGCCGGCAAGACGCCTGACGTTGAGGGGTTTGCCACGTCTTTGAAGCAGCGCGGGACGGCATGCCAGATACTCAATACCTCTCATGCCTTTCATTCTACGATGATGAAAGCGGCTTCTGATGAGCTGGAGGAATACCTCTGCGGCGTGCGAACAGCGCCCCCGGTGGTGCCGATCATTTCGACGGTAACTGGTGAGCGTCTAAGCGATACTGATGCGGTCAGTCCGTCCTACTGGGCGCGGCAGCTGGCGCAGCCGGTAGACTTCCTGGCCGCGCTTACAACGCTTAACGATGACGCCCGCGGTCTGGTCTTTCTGGAAGCCGGCCCGGGATCAACCCTCGCATCGCTCGCAAGGGGGCTGCCCCTCGAACAGCGTCATGCTGTCACTGCTAGCCTTATGTTGAAGTTGGCTGCGGTCGATTCCCTCGCGGGTGCTTGGGGGGCACTGTGGACCAGCGGGTTGCCTTTGGACGCCGACAGAATTTACGCAGACGAGAAACGCCGACGAATCCCGCTGCCTGGCTACGAGTTTGAACCGACGACCTATTGTGTCGATGAACCGGAAGGAACCGGTATGACAATCAACCAGATCAAAGAAACCTCCGAAGCGAAGATCTCAGAGCCTGAGGCTGGCGAACCACCGCAGAATGTCACCAGCCCATTGCGGGAGCAGCTTCGGGAGATGCTTGAAGAGTATTCGGGCATCAGCGTAGCGCCGGATCAGGACGACCTGTCGTTTCTGGAACTCGGCCTGGATTCACTCTTGCTGACTCAGGTGAGCCGGACCGTAAGCTCTGAGTTTGAGGTATCGATCAGCTTCCGAGACTTATCTGAGGAGTACAACTCGGTCAGTTCGCTGGCCGCATACCTGGCCGAGAAGAACCCGGCGCTTGCGGTGTCAGCGCCGGCTACGCCTATTCAGTCCGATCAGAACATGCAGGTGATGGGGCAGATGACTGGCCTGCAAACGAGCGGTGAGCCCGGCGCGGCACTGAATGCGCTTATCCAAAACCAGCTGGAAATCATGAGGCTGCAGCTGCAGGCGCTGGGAGGCACTGGCGAGCTTCCTACTGCCGTGGGCGAGAAAAAGTTAGCGTTGCAGTCAAACACCGCGAGCAAGGCAATCGACTTACCCCCTGAGGTGCAGCAAAAGCTGGATCAGGCGAGGCGCCGGGGCCCGGGCACGCGTATCTCCAGTAAAGCGGGTGAACTGACGGAACGACAGCAAAGTGCCCTGATGGCAATCCAGGACCGTTACGTGGCCCGCACTCCGGCGTCGAAGGCCTTTGCCCAGGAGCACCGGACACACTTTGCCGATCCTCGGACCGTATCGGGGTTCAGTCCCCTGTGGAAAGAGATGGTGTATCCGATTGTGACCCGTCGCTCAAGTGGGGCAAAGCTTTGGGATATTGACGGTAACGAGTACATCGATTTGACCAATGGCTTCGGTCAGATTCTCTTTGGTCACTCGCCGGCATTCATAACGGAAGCAGTCAAAGCGCAGATAGACCTCGGCGTTGAAATTGGTCCGCAAACCGAGCTGGCTGGAGAGGTCGCTCAGCTTCTGTGCGAAATGACCGGCAATGAACGAATGACATTCGCCAACACCGGATCCGAGGCGGTGCTGGCGGCAATCAGGCTGGCTCGGACCGTGACCAACCGCACGCGTGTCGTTTCCTTCGAGCAGGCCTATCATGGAATCTTCGATGAGGTGATCGTGCGAGGCGGAAAGACCGGTCAGGCGCTCCCCGGCGCGCCTGGAATTCCTCGTTCTGTTTCCGATAACGTGATGGTTTTGCCCTGGGCCGATATGGATATGATCGACGTGATCAGATCTCAGGCCAGCGAGATTGCGGCGGTAATGGTGGAGCCGGTCCAGAGCCGCGCGCCGGATATCCAGCCGGCTGAATTCCTAAAACAGCTTCGCGCCGTAACCGAAGAAAACGGTATTGCGCTCATCTTTGACGAAGTGGTTACCGGGTTCCGCTGTGCGCCGGGTGGAGCGCAGGAGTATTTTGGTATTCGAGCCGACCTGGCGACCTACGGCAAAATTCTCGGTGGCGGGTATCCGATCGGTGTTGTGGCGGGCAAAGCCAAATACATGGACGCCATGGACGGTGGTCAATGGCGTTTTGGTGACGAATCCTCGCCTGAGGTCGGCGTGACCTTCTTTGCAGGGACTTTTGTTCGGCACCCTCTTGCTATGGCGGCGAGCAGGGCCGTCCTGCGCCACCTGAAGGAACAAGGCGGCGAACTGCAACAAAATCTAAACCAGACGACGGCGGACTTCTGTGCAGAACTGAACCTGCGGATGCGAAGACTGGGGGTAGAAATCAGGGCGCAGGTATTCAGTTCCGTATTCTATTTCGACCTGGAGGTTCCCTTCGCTGAAGTGTTCTTCAGTCTGCTTCGCGAACATGGGGTGCATATCTGGAGCCATCGGCCCTGCTTTTTGACGCAGGCTCATACGCCAGAGATGCTCGAGCAGTTGCTGGCGGCTTTTGAAACGGCTGCCGCCGAAATGGTCGCTAATGATCTCCTGGACGCCAGGGTTATGCCCCCCGAGGAGCAGTTCCTGCCAGAGAATCGACCGGCAACAGACGCAAAACTTGGCCGCGACGAGCAGGGTAATCCTGTCTGGTATGTCAAAGGCGACGACGGCAACTATGTGGCGGTTTCCCTGAAGTGA
- a CDS encoding amino acid adenylation domain-containing protein: protein MKSKEMPVAAGESGANHLWRRFSDLVARQGDRIALVDASTGLQLSYAELARDASAVGSALQNLGVSGGNVVPVLAHRSPRAVAGWLGVLATGAAYLPIDPRYPEAKIRVMLDDCKDAVCLVDEGLDLPAQDQKLVRLSEALQSTIDNQGFPPDHGLADESTACLMFTSGSTGRPKGVRITHAGISRLFDPSHYGDFDGSTKTLQISAPTFDASLFELYGALACGGTCVLYPPENIPQPGELGRIIMTHGVETVFLTTSLFHQFAALAPECFAGLDRLFVGGEALAAQHCLNVYAQNAGIRIINGYGPTENTVFTTAYVVPRDLDPAGPMAIGQALPKTGVRLLRDGNDVLDGEIGELFASGSGVAAGYWNRPEETGERFVEMDGRLYYRTGDLARQDAHGCFFFEGRNDGQLKVRGHRVEPGDLESHLLAHPGVSDARVRIKLDRQHEKQLVAYYLAEVPQKGLRSFLAERLPEPIVPAQFIHMNSFPLGATGKLDEDRLPNPYESEINETNNGPAFGDEAQKLVGSAWARFLPAGELGDPDRNFFDAGGTSLQTLELAQQLTKLAGREVSVTRVFEFPTIRQMAAFIGETRQAQPEDAGQRAAAARASRRRRRGRTTTS, encoded by the coding sequence ATGAAGTCCAAGGAAATGCCAGTGGCTGCAGGGGAGTCCGGCGCAAACCATCTCTGGAGACGCTTTTCCGACCTTGTCGCCCGACAGGGGGATCGGATCGCGTTGGTGGACGCCTCGACAGGCCTGCAGCTGTCGTACGCGGAACTCGCCCGCGATGCAAGCGCCGTCGGTTCCGCACTTCAAAATCTTGGGGTTTCCGGCGGGAACGTCGTTCCGGTTCTCGCACACCGGTCGCCTAGGGCCGTTGCCGGGTGGTTGGGGGTGCTCGCGACCGGCGCAGCGTACCTGCCGATTGACCCTCGCTATCCCGAGGCGAAGATTCGAGTCATGCTCGATGATTGCAAGGATGCCGTTTGCCTCGTTGACGAGGGCTTGGACCTGCCTGCACAGGATCAGAAGCTGGTGAGGCTATCCGAGGCCTTACAGTCAACTATCGACAACCAGGGTTTTCCTCCTGACCACGGCTTGGCAGACGAGTCGACCGCATGCCTGATGTTTACCTCGGGCAGCACTGGCAGACCGAAAGGTGTCCGGATAACCCACGCCGGAATCAGCCGGCTATTTGATCCATCACACTACGGCGATTTCGACGGTTCCACCAAAACCCTCCAGATTTCAGCACCGACCTTCGATGCTTCATTGTTCGAGCTGTATGGCGCCCTCGCGTGCGGTGGAACCTGTGTCCTGTATCCGCCTGAAAATATCCCGCAACCCGGTGAACTCGGCCGAATCATTATGACTCATGGCGTAGAAACGGTATTCCTGACGACATCGCTGTTTCATCAGTTTGCCGCGCTGGCGCCCGAGTGCTTTGCGGGTCTAGATCGGCTCTTCGTCGGCGGAGAGGCACTCGCCGCCCAGCATTGCCTCAACGTATATGCACAAAACGCCGGTATCAGAATCATTAACGGTTACGGGCCGACCGAAAACACCGTATTTACTACTGCTTATGTGGTGCCCCGGGACCTCGACCCCGCCGGGCCGATGGCTATCGGGCAGGCATTGCCGAAAACAGGCGTAAGGCTGCTGCGAGACGGGAACGACGTCTTGGACGGTGAAATCGGCGAGCTGTTTGCCAGCGGGTCGGGTGTTGCGGCTGGTTACTGGAATCGGCCCGAAGAGACGGGAGAACGATTTGTTGAGATGGATGGCCGGCTTTACTACCGCACCGGGGATCTCGCCAGGCAAGATGCCCACGGCTGTTTTTTCTTCGAGGGCCGCAATGACGGTCAATTGAAGGTTCGGGGGCATCGCGTGGAGCCGGGAGACCTGGAGAGTCACCTGCTGGCGCATCCCGGTGTCTCGGATGCCCGTGTCCGAATCAAGCTTGATCGGCAGCACGAAAAGCAGCTCGTCGCCTACTATCTTGCCGAAGTCCCCCAAAAGGGCCTCAGGAGCTTTCTCGCGGAGCGACTTCCCGAGCCTATCGTGCCGGCTCAGTTCATTCATATGAACAGCTTTCCGCTGGGGGCGACGGGAAAACTGGACGAGGATCGGTTGCCAAACCCCTACGAATCCGAAATTAACGAGACGAACAACGGGCCTGCGTTTGGCGATGAGGCTCAGAAATTGGTGGGCAGCGCCTGGGCACGCTTTCTGCCTGCCGGCGAGCTTGGGGACCCAGATCGAAACTTTTTTGACGCTGGTGGCACATCCCTTCAGACGCTTGAACTCGCTCAGCAACTTACAAAGCTCGCGGGCAGGGAGGTATCGGTGACTCGCGTATTTGAGTTTCCCACGATCCGCCAGATGGCGGCGTTCATTGGTGAGACGCGGCAGGCCCAACCCGAGGATGCAGGTCAGCGAGCGGCGGCAGCTCGAGCATCGCGACGCCGGCGGCGCGGAAGGACAACTACCTCATGA
- a CDS encoding acyl carrier protein, with amino-acid sequence MTENEQLSVRQTLDLIADLLAEEPSSLQPDTPLESLEGWDSMGALMIMAEMDERFGLTVTEEDLSAMKTGADFIDLLKSNNLISEPSA; translated from the coding sequence TTGACGGAAAATGAGCAGCTATCGGTTCGTCAAACACTTGATTTAATTGCAGATTTGCTGGCGGAAGAGCCGTCGTCGTTGCAGCCTGATACTCCTCTGGAGTCGCTCGAAGGTTGGGACTCCATGGGGGCACTCATGATCATGGCGGAAATGGATGAAAGGTTCGGATTGACCGTGACCGAAGAAGACTTAAGCGCCATGAAGACGGGCGCAGATTTCATCGACCTGCTGAAATCCAACAACCTGATCTCCGAACCCTCCGCTTGA
- a CDS encoding ketoacyl-ACP synthase III — translation MAEAVLQGINLAGVSSCVPASVFDNREDTQSIDPKEVKKVVAMAGVEQRRVATDDVCSSDLCLAAANELLGGLGWSSDSIDGLIFVTQTPDYFLPSTSSLLHRDLKLRPGCAAFDVGLGCSGYPYGLWLGSMMISSGSAKRVLVLHGETPSRFTHPEDRSTFLLFGDAGSATALERSEADTPWGFCLFSDGSGYDDLIIPAGGFRERKAADDRDNYVHMNGGNLFNFTVKEVPALIEATLALLSLEVDDVDAYVFHQSNRFIMRHIAKKCGLPADRIPVVLDKYGNSGGPSVPLALTHHAAGAQDGVVGQRIMMLGYGVGLSWGSACLTIEKNTQFHHCELETGKPS, via the coding sequence TTGGCTGAAGCAGTATTACAGGGAATTAATCTGGCAGGTGTTTCTTCATGTGTTCCAGCAAGTGTCTTTGACAACCGTGAGGACACACAAAGTATCGACCCCAAGGAAGTCAAGAAAGTGGTGGCCATGGCCGGAGTCGAACAGCGTCGAGTTGCCACCGACGACGTCTGTTCGTCCGACCTATGCCTAGCGGCTGCAAACGAGCTCCTTGGGGGCTTGGGCTGGTCATCCGACTCGATTGACGGTCTAATTTTTGTCACGCAAACGCCAGACTACTTTCTACCCAGTACCAGTTCTTTGCTCCACCGCGACCTCAAACTGCGGCCAGGCTGCGCGGCTTTTGACGTAGGTCTCGGGTGCTCTGGTTACCCTTACGGACTGTGGTTGGGTTCAATGATGATATCCAGCGGTAGTGCGAAACGTGTGCTGGTGCTGCACGGCGAAACGCCGAGTCGCTTTACACACCCGGAAGACCGATCAACGTTTCTCCTGTTTGGGGACGCTGGCTCAGCAACAGCCCTCGAGCGCAGTGAAGCTGACACACCGTGGGGATTTTGTCTTTTCTCTGATGGCTCCGGCTACGATGACCTCATCATTCCGGCCGGTGGCTTCAGGGAACGCAAGGCGGCGGATGATCGAGACAACTACGTGCACATGAATGGGGGAAATCTCTTCAACTTTACCGTGAAGGAAGTGCCCGCGCTGATCGAGGCAACCCTGGCGTTGCTGTCACTGGAAGTCGACGATGTGGATGCCTACGTATTCCACCAGTCCAATCGGTTTATCATGCGCCACATCGCGAAAAAGTGCGGGCTACCGGCCGATCGAATTCCCGTAGTGCTGGATAAGTACGGCAACAGCGGTGGGCCTTCGGTGCCGTTGGCGCTCACCCATCATGCAGCAGGGGCTCAAGATGGGGTCGTGGGGCAGCGGATTATGATGCTGGGGTATGGTGTCGGGTTATCGTGGGGATCGGCCTGTCTGACGATTGAAAAAAACACCCAGTTCCACCATTGCGAACTAGAAACGGGAAAACCGAGTTAG
- the nadE gene encoding NAD(+) synthase, producing MTSETLTLADAMDLDFDAELQRCRERIRQTLRSDLHRRGLVVAISGGIDSSVSAALAVHAIGAKRVFGLLMPERDSSSESTRRGRMLADHLGIEFTVKDIAPTLESIGCYESRDQAIKELFPNYNEGWKSKIVIAGGIEGKVNHFVLVVEDVQQQRHEVRLPLKQYLTIVAATNFKQRIRKTLEYFHADRLNYAVVGTPNRLEYDQGFFVKGGDGLADLKPIAHLYKTQVYGLAKHLGLPQDICGAVPTTDTYSLSQGQDEFYFALPYQKMDLALWGINHGVPAAELGAAIGLTSQQTDLVYADIRNKRRTTRYLHLGARLIEDVETG from the coding sequence GTGACCTCTGAGACCTTAACGCTCGCCGATGCCATGGATCTGGATTTTGACGCTGAGCTCCAAAGGTGCCGCGAACGAATTCGTCAGACGTTGCGGTCCGACCTCCATCGGCGGGGGCTGGTTGTGGCAATTTCGGGAGGCATTGACAGTTCCGTGAGCGCCGCGCTGGCGGTTCACGCCATCGGAGCGAAGCGTGTCTTTGGACTGCTGATGCCTGAACGCGACTCTTCCTCTGAGAGTACGCGTCGGGGTCGAATGCTGGCCGATCATCTCGGCATCGAATTTACCGTAAAGGACATTGCGCCAACGCTGGAGTCTATCGGCTGCTACGAGAGCCGCGATCAGGCCATCAAGGAACTTTTTCCGAACTACAATGAGGGCTGGAAGTCCAAGATTGTGATTGCCGGCGGCATTGAAGGAAAGGTGAACCACTTTGTGCTCGTCGTTGAGGACGTGCAGCAACAGCGACACGAGGTTAGGCTGCCTCTGAAGCAGTACCTGACCATCGTCGCGGCGACAAACTTCAAACAGCGTATTCGCAAGACGCTCGAGTACTTTCATGCAGACCGCTTGAACTACGCGGTTGTTGGGACGCCTAATCGGCTTGAGTACGATCAGGGGTTTTTCGTTAAAGGCGGCGATGGCCTTGCTGACCTTAAGCCGATTGCTCATCTCTATAAGACTCAGGTGTATGGTCTGGCGAAACATCTTGGCTTGCCACAAGATATCTGTGGTGCTGTCCCAACCACCGACACCTACAGCTTGTCTCAGGGTCAGGATGAGTTTTACTTTGCGCTGCCCTACCAAAAGATGGACCTCGCACTTTGGGGCATAAATCACGGCGTTCCGGCTGCGGAACTGGGTGCGGCAATCGGTTTGACCTCGCAGCAGACTGACTTGGTCTATGCTGATATCAGAAACAAGCGTCGCACCACGCGATATCTTCATCTAGGTGCAAGGCTCATTGAAGATGTGGAAACTGGTTAA